From Pseudomonas sp. stari2:
CGTGGCTGATGGCACTCGGTGCCGGGTTGCTGTTGTGGAATCTGAAACCGGTGCTGTTGCTGTTCGGCCAGACCGAGACCAACGTCAACGCTGCCGGACAATTTCTGATCGCCCTGCCGTTTGCCCTGCCCGGCTACCTGAGCTTCATGGCCCTGCGCGGCTTCACCAGCGCCATCGGCCGGGCAACACCGGTGATGGTCATCAGTCTCGCCGGCACGGTGGCCAACTTCCTGCTCAATTACGCGCTGATCACCGGCATGTTCGGCCTGCCGAAACTGGGCCTGACCGGTATCGGCCTGGTCACGGCGATTGTTGCCAACTGCATGGCACTGGCGCTGGCCTGGCACATCCGCCGGCATCCGGCCTATAACGCCTACCCGCTGCGTGAAGGCCTGTCGCGGCCTAACCGGCAGTACCTCAAAGAACTCTGGCGCCTGGGTCTGCCGATTGGTGGCACCTACGCGGTAGAGGTCGGGCTGTTCGCCTTCGCGGCGCTGTGCATGGGCACCATGGGCAGCACCCAATTGGCGGCGCACCAGATTGCCCTGCAAATCGTCTCGGTGGCATTCATGGTGCCGGCGGGAATGTCGTATGCGATCACCATGCGCGTCGGCCAGCATTACGGCGCCGGGCAATTGAACGATGCGCGGATGTCCGGGCGGGTCGGCATCGTCTTTGGAGCAGTGGTGATGCTGGGGTTTGCGATGGTGTTCTGGCTGTTGCCGAACCAGTTGGTCGGTTTGTTCCTCGACCATAACGATCCGGCGTTTGCCGAGGTGATTCGGCTGGCGGTGAGCCTGCTGGCGGTGGCGGCGTGGTTCGAGCTGTTCGACGGCACGCAGACCATTGCCATGGGCTGCATCCGCGGACTCAAGGATGCCAAGACCACCTTCCTCGTCGGGCTCGGTTGCTACTGGCTGATCGGCGCGCCGGCAGCGTGGTTGATGGCGTTCCATCTGCACTGGGGGCCGACCGGCGTCTGGTGGGGTTTGGCGCTGGGCCTGGCCTGCGCGGCAATCAGCCTGACACTGGCGTTCGAATGGAAGATGAAGCGGATGATTCGACTGGAGCCGCAATCTCAAGGATTCAAGATTGCTCAGCCGGAATGACGGGCTACGGGAGCAACCCTGCTCCCGTAAGCTTGTTGGTCAGACCACAATGCCCAGCGGAGGCTGGCTGGCGTCAGCAATCAGATAGTCAATCAACTCCGCCAACGGCAACGGTTTGCTGATCAGGTAACCCTGCACCTGATCGCAGCCGAATCCGCGCAACAGATCCAGCTGCTCCCGGGTTTCCACCCCTTCGGCCACCACTTCCAGGTGCAGGTTGTGCGCGAGGTTGATCATCGCGTGCACCAGTTTGCGGTTCTCTTCGCGCTGTTCCATGCCGCCGACAAAGCTCTTGTCGATCTTCAGCAAGGTGATCGGCAGGCTGTTGAGGTGCACGAACGACGAGAACCCGGTGCCGAAGTCATCCAGCGAAAAACGCACGCCGAGGCGACCGAGGGCGTCCATGGTCTGCTTGACCAGATCGCTGCGGCGCATCACGGCAGTTTCGGTGAGTTCGAATTCCAGCCATTGCGCCTCGACACCACGCTCGGCGATCAGACGGCTGAGCGTCGGCAGCAATTGGCTGTCCTGAAACTGGCGGAACGACAGGTTGATCGCCATGTGCAGCGCCGGCAATCCGCGTTCGCGCAACGCCTGCATGTCACGCAGGGCCCGGGAAATCACCCAGTAACCCAGCGGCACGATCAGACCGCTCTGCTCGGCCAGCGGCACGAATTCGCTCGGCGGCAACAAGCCGCGTTCACTGTGGCGCCAGCGCACCA
This genomic window contains:
- a CDS encoding NorM family multidrug efflux MATE transporter — protein: MQRPVRTELWAILRLAGPLIASQLAHMLMVLTDTLMMARLSPEALAGGGLGAASYSFVSIFCIGVIAAVGTLVAIRQGAGDIIGAARLTQAGLWLAWLMALGAGLLLWNLKPVLLLFGQTETNVNAAGQFLIALPFALPGYLSFMALRGFTSAIGRATPVMVISLAGTVANFLLNYALITGMFGLPKLGLTGIGLVTAIVANCMALALAWHIRRHPAYNAYPLREGLSRPNRQYLKELWRLGLPIGGTYAVEVGLFAFAALCMGTMGSTQLAAHQIALQIVSVAFMVPAGMSYAITMRVGQHYGAGQLNDARMSGRVGIVFGAVVMLGFAMVFWLLPNQLVGLFLDHNDPAFAEVIRLAVSLLAVAAWFELFDGTQTIAMGCIRGLKDAKTTFLVGLGCYWLIGAPAAWLMAFHLHWGPTGVWWGLALGLACAAISLTLAFEWKMKRMIRLEPQSQGFKIAQPE